The Kribbella sp. NBC_00662 nucleotide sequence ACTCGAGTGCGTTGAACAGCAACGCCGTCCCCGCGCCGCCGTGGCACCAGTTGTAGGTGAACTCGTCGCCGTGCCGCTCGGCCCACGGAATCACCCGCGCGACCCGGAATCCCTTGTCGTCGTTGATCCCGATGCTGACCAGATGCTCGGCGCCGCGCTGTGCCACGTCGATGAGCTCGGGCCGGCCCAGCTCCACGCCCGCCACCGCCAGCGCCGTCGCGATCCCGGCCAGGCCGTGGGTGAAGTTCGGCATCTCGGTTGGCTCGTCGGACCGGAACCGCCGCGACACGAACTGCCAGTTCACCCCGGTCGGCAGCTCTTCTCTCTCGCCCAGCACCACGTCGGCCGCATGCGAAGCAAGCGCAGCGGCGTCTTCGCCACCACGCATCGCCCACAGCCCGCCGAGAAGGACGGCGGCAGCGCCGAGGGTGACATCGTTCGCGAACGCGCCCGGCTCGTACCGCGGTTCGTCGAGGAACTTCTCCGGCCAGCCGTCATCGGTCCCGAGCTCCCGGATTCGTTGCAGGGCGGTGTCCGTACCCGGCTCGTCGAGTGCGGTCAGGACTCCGATCGAGCTGACCAGACCGTCGAAGAACGTGGTCGACCTGTCCTTCGGGATGACGGTGCGGATGCGGTCGGCGATCCCCGTCGCCAGGTCCTGTTCGGCCGTCGTCCACGGCCGGGTCAGTCGGATCTCCGCCAACGTGTAGGCGAGCCCGCCGATGCCGCTGTGCATGCCGTCGATGTACTCGACGGGTTTCTCGCCGCCCCCGGCCTCGGGGATCCACGGCCCGTCGTCGTCCCAGCGGACCTGGTTACGCACCCAGGCCCAGGCCGCCTCGGCCACGTCACCGTAGGTCATGGCTTCGCGTTCCGCATCCGGATGCCGCTCCACTCGAGCGTGCTGGCGATTGCCTCGGCCCAGAAGTCGCGCAGCCGAGGCAGGACGCGCAACTGGATGCCGGCCTCGTCATGGAGTGCGAACAGGTCGCCGACGCGTTCGGCCGGGCCGAGCGGCTTGACCTCGGTCGTGGCGACGACCGCGGCGTCATGCTGGACGAACTCGTCGGCCGGGAGCCGGTACGCGTACAGCTCGACCGAGCGGATCGCGTCCAGCCAGCCGTACTCGACGGCGTGCACGCGGGTGCCGGAGCCGGCGCCGATGATGCGGTCGCGGTCCTCGGGAGTCGTCGCGGGGCCCACCCACGCCATCGCGCGGGGGCACTGCCGCGGGAACCAGTAGTCGGGGGCGCGGTCGTGGCCGACAGCCCAGACGTACGGCGTGACCTTGCCGTTCGTCCTCGCGACGTACGGACGGAAGGTCGTGATCGTCGGATCTTCGGAGAAATGCAGGACTTCGCCGGCAGCCGGGCGCATGCGCCGCAGCTTAGCCCCGGGGCCAGGTCGCTGCTCGGGTTTACTAGCCGGCGGTGTACGGGTTGAGGCCGCAGTGGTTGCGGAGCCACGGGTCCGGGTCGACCGCTTCGCCGCCGTCCGGGTGTACTTCGAAGTGCAGGTGCGGGCCGGTCGTGTTGCCGGTCATCCCGACCGCGCCGACCTGGTCACCGGCGTACACGGTCTCGCCGACCGACACGCTGAACTTCGACATGTGGTTGTACCAGGTGACGGTGCCGTCCTCGTGCCGGACCTGGACCTGACGCCCGTACGGACCGGCCCAGTCGGCGAAGATCACCACGCCCTTCATGACGGCGCCGATCCGGGTGCCGATCGGGGCGGCGAAGTCGAGGCCGGTGTGGTTGTGGGCCCAGCGGCTGCCGCCCTGACCGAAGGTCGCGGTGATGTGGTAGCCGGTCAGCATGATCTGGCAGCGGGTGGCCGACTCGCGGGCGGTCTTCTCGGCCAGCTCGGCCTTCGCCTTCGCGACGGCCAGGGCGCTCGCGCGCTTCGCGGTCAGTGCCTGGGTGGCGGTCAGCTTCGCGGCGCGAGCCTTGGCCAGCTGCGCGGCGGCGGACTGCTTCTTGGTGGTTGCCGTGTCGGCCAGCTGGACCCGGGAGGAGTCACGGGTGGCGAGCTGGCGGGCCTGGATGCGTGCCGTGGTGATGCCGGACAGTTGCTGACCGCTGTCCAGGCTCAGCGCGGCAAGGTTCACCGCGGAGTTCGCCTGGGTCGGTGACGCCAGTGAGCTGTGGCTGAAGCCGACAGCTCCGGCGGCCGCGGCGAGCGCGGCGGTCAGTCCGACGATCTGGCTACTGCTGGGGGTGTTACGCCTGGCGACGCGATGCTTGGCACTGTGACGTCCTGCGCCGGGTTTGCGCGCAGCGTTGCCGGGCGTGACGCGGTCTCCCGCGGCACGGTGCTGGGACACAACGTGGCCTTTCGGTCACAGGGGAGGGGCTTTGGGGCGAGCTAGGGAGGCTCGTCCCATCCCTTGCGGGGGTTTATTCCCGCTAGGGACCTGACGCACGATAACGGATCAGTCACGGGGCCACAAACCCTGTCCCGGCGTTTTCCACGTCTCCTTCACGAAACCTTTGCATGCGCGCCTGCACGTGCATCCGCCGCGAGCGCCCAGAAAGCTTCCCGATCAGGCAGTTTTGGGCTGTTCGTCGAGGTGGGCCAGCATCCCGGTGATCTGATGCACGACCTCGCCGTGGAACGGCAGCGACAGGTGGCCGACCCCGTGTACCCGGACATTGCTCGCCAGCAGGTCGGCGTGCCGGATCCGGGCCCGCCGCTGCGGCACGATCAGCTGGTCGACGTCGCTGTAGAACGCGACGAACCGGGTCCGGCAGTCCGGCGCCGGCTCGGCCAGCTCGGCCATCAGGTCGCTGTCCGGCCGGACCTGTTTCACCAGCGGCCACGGCAGCAGCTTCGCCGCGATCGTGCCCTGGTGCGGCGTACCGAGCGTGACGCAGGTGTGCACCCGTTCGTCCCCGCCGAGCCGCTGGACGTAGTACCGCGCGATCAGTCCGCCCAGGCTGTGCCCGATCACATGGATCTGGTCCGACCCGGACTCCTCGCAGATCGCCTCGATCTCCCGCCCCATCCGCTCAGCGGTACGACGGACGTCGAGCGTCAGCGGCGAGTACGAGAACGTGTGGATGCTACTGAATCCGCGCCGGGTCAGCTGTCGGCGCATCAGCGCGAAGATCGTGTGGTTGTCGATGATCCCGTGCGCCAGCAGGATCGGCGTACCGGCGGCGCGGACGTCGCTGACCAGCAGGCCGCGCTGCGCGGGACCGAGGCCGGCCAGGTTCAACCGGGACGGGAGTGCGCGCTGCGTGCCGCCGACCAGGCCGAGCGGATACATCGCGAGGTGTGTGGTCAGCCAGCCGAGCTCGACGGCCGCGCCCTGCAGCACGCTGGGCGAGAGCGCGGAGCGGGCGCCGTACGCGAGTCCGTCCAGCGCGCCGCGGAGGTCGTCCTGCCAGGAACCCATGGGCGACTCCTCACAAAAACCAGACCCCCCGATTGGTCCGATCCCTTTCCACGGTAACCGGTTCCCGTTCCGCGTGGCGGGGAACACACGCCTCCGTGTCTTATCCGTGAGGTTCTCACCGGTTAGCCTGCGAGCATGCCTGCTACGAGCCCGTTGCGCGTCGTCGTCGCCAAGCCCGGTCTGGACGGTCACGACCGCGGCGCCAAGGTCGTGGCCCGCGCGCTGCGGGACGCCGGCATGGAGGTCATCTACACCGGACTGCACCAGACCCCGGAGCAGATCGTCGAGACGGCGATCGCCGAGGACGCCGACGCGATCGGCCTGTCGGTGCTCTCCGGAGCGCACATGACGCTGTTCAAGCGGGTCCGTGAGCTGCTGGCCGAGCGGGACGCCGAGGACATCGTGGTGTTCGGCGGCGGGATCATCCCGGACGCCGACCTGCAGCCGCTGGCCGAGCTGGGCGTACACAAGATCTTCACCCCGGGCGCGACCACCACCGAGATCGTCGAGTGGGTCCGCGGCAACGTCGGCGACGCGTCGGCCTCACCGGCCTGAAAAGGCCGCCGTACCGCTACCGGAGTCCCGGATCCGCTCCGGAGCGTGATGGCGACTGCCCGGAGTCGTTCTGAACAGTCCTGCCCGGTTCAGTCAGGTTACTAATCGGTAATACCGAATCGTTAGGAAATGCCCGGTTGTGCGGGCTTCCCAAACGCGGTCGCATACAGCCATGCGGCTGTCCGTTTCAGAGACCGTCGAGCCGGGTTGTGTGTGGCACAGAGCACACCGGCCCACTCTCGGTTACTGTCCGGACAGGGCGGATCGCAGTGCGGTGGGGGACTGTGAACCCCGCTGACGCAGACCCAAAGCGACGTCCCATCGGGAGAGGGCAGGTAAACGATGAGGTTTGAACGATCACACACACGCAAGGCGGCGTTCCTTGCCGTCGCAAGCAGCCTGGCGCTGCTCGCAACGGCGTGTGGCGGTGACGACGGAAGCAGTGGCAGCGGGGGCAGTTCGTCGGCCAACGCGCTCGAGGGCCGAGGACCGATCACCCTTGCCAGCGGCAAGGACACGTCCGGAAACCTGCAGAACCAGCTCAACGCCTGGAACGCGGCTCACCCGACCGAGAAGGTGGAGCTCAAGGAGCTTCCCGACGACGCGGACGCGCAGCGGCAGCAGATGGTCCAGAACGCACAGAACCAGTCCGACGCGTACAGCGTGCTGGTGATGGACGTGGTCTGGACGTCCGAGTTCGCCGCCAACCAGTGGATCACCCAGATCCCCGAGGACAAGGTGCCCGACCTGGGCAAGCTGGTCCCGGCGACGGTGGAGACCGCGAAGTACCGCGACAAGCTGTACGGCGTGCCGATCACCTCCGACGGTGGTCTGCTCTACTACCGCAAGGACCTGCTGACGGCGGCCGGTATCACCGACCCGCCGAAGACCTGGGACGAGCTGCTGGCCGACTGCCAGAAGGTCGCCGCGACCCCGGGCGGCAAGGGCATGAACTGCTACGCGGGCCAGTTCGAGAAGTACGAGGGCCTGACGGTCAACTTCTCCGAGGCGATCAACTCCGCGGGCGGCTCGATCGTCGACAAGGACGGCAAGCCGGACGTCGACACCCCGGAGGCACTGGCCGGCGCGCAGGAGCTGCAGAACGGCTTCAAGACCGGCGCGATCCCGAAGGCCGCGATCACCTACAAGGAAGAGGAGAGCCGGCGCGCGTTCCAGGACGGCAAGCTGCTGTTCCTGCGCAACTGGCCCTACGTCTACTCGCTGGCGAACAAGACCGACGGTTCGTCGAAGGTCGCCGGCAAGTTCGCGGTCGCGCCGTTGCCGGGCAAGTCCGGCCCGGGCGTCTCGTCGCTGGGTGGTCACGACTACGCGATCAGCTCGTTCGCCAAGAACAAGGCGACCGCGGTCGACTTCATCAACTTCATGGCCAGTGAGGCGCAGCAGAAGGACAACCTCACCAAGACGTCGCTGGCGCCGACCTGGGCCTCGCTGTACGACGACCCGGCGCTGGCCAAGCAGTTCCCGTACCTCCCCCAGCTGAAGGCCTCGATCGCGTCCGCGCAGCCGCGGCCGCGCGTGGTCAAGTACGGCGACGTGACGGCAGCGATCCAGCAGACGGCGTACGACATCTTGAGTAAGCCGGCGACGGATCCCAAGACGGCCCTGGCCGATCTGCAGACCAAGCTGCAATCGCTCATCACGCAATGACCGATGTGCCGGGGCCGGTGCGCGGTGAGACAGTGACCGCGTACCGGCCCCGGCCAGTCCCTGCCCGGGTTCGCCCGGGAAGCAAAAGGAGGCGCAGGTGACTGCAACCGCGCCGGTCGCAGAACGGCCGGCCAAGGAACCGAAGCAACCGAAGCGACCGCAACGGTTCAACGAGGGCACCGGCCGGCTCGCCGCGCTGCTGCTCTCCCCGACGCTGCTCGTGCTCGGGCTCGTCGTACTGTTCCCGATCATCTCGGCATTGCGTGAGTCGTTGTTCACGAGTGGCACGAAGCTCGACGAGAACGGCTTCATCGTCAAGGGTTCGACGTTCGTCGGGCTCGACAACTACCTGGACATCTTCAAGGGCGACACCGGCGACCGGTTCTGGAACGCGTTCTACAACACGACGTTCTTCACCGTGGTCTGTGTCGTGCTGGAGACCGTGCTCGGCGTCGCGATGGCGCTGATCATGCACAAGGCTTTCAAGGGCCGCGGCATCGTGCGGGCCAGCATCCTGGTCCCGTGGGCGATCCCGACCGTCGTGTCGGCGCTGCTGTGGAAGTGGATCTTCCAGGCCGACGGCATCGCCAACCAACTGATCGGCACCCAGGTGCTGTGGTCCACCGAGGGCTGGCAGTCCAAGATGTCGGTGATCATCGCCGACACCTGGAAGACGGCACCGTTCATCGGCCTGCTGGTCCTCGCAGGTCTGCAGACCATCCCGGCCGAGGTGTACGAGGCGGCCAAGGTCGACGGCGCGAGTGTCTGGAAGACGTTCACCCGAATCACGCTGCCACTGGTGAAGCCGGCACTGCTGGTGGCAGTGCTGTTCCGGATCCTCGACACGCTGCGGATCTTCGACCTGCCGTTCGTGCTGGTCGGCCCGCACAAGGACTCGGTCGAGACCTTGTCGATGCTCGCGTACGACGAAGCGTTCAATACCAGATATGGGCCGGCGGCCGCCTATGCGACGGTGCTGTTCATCTACGTCGCCGTGGTCGCCTATGCCTTCGTGAAGATCCTCGGAGCTGACGTGATCGGTGAAGCCCGGGCCCGCAAGCCCGGTGGCGGTGGCGGCGGCAAGCGCTGGCGCAAGAAGAACGCGGCGAAGGGCTCGACCGACACCTCGGTCGGCGCTGTCGCCGTGGGCGGAGGTGGAAGGTAATGGCTGCCGTAGCTCCCCAGCCGGCCGAGGCCGGCCCGCTGCGCCGGTGGGCGCCGCTCGCCGGTGTCGCGCTGATCGTGATCTACTGCCTGGCGCCGTTCTACTGGATGGTCGTTTCGGCGCTGCGCCGGCCGTCCGACCAGTTCTCCAACGAGATCATCCCGTCGCCGATCTCGATCCAGAACTTCAAGGATGTCTTCGCCGGCTCGAACGGTTTCGGCCGGGGCCTGCTGAACAGCCTGATCGTGGCCGGCACCGTGACGATCCTGACGCTGATCATCGGCATGGTCGCCGCGTACACGCTGGCCAGGCTGGACTTCAAGTTCAAGAACGTCGTACTGGCGATCATCATCACCACGTCGATGTTCCCGGGCATCTCGCTGGTGATCCCGCTGCTGAAGCTGTTCATCGACATCAAGTGGATCAACACCTACCAGGCGATGATCGTGCCCAGCCTGTCGTTCGCACTGCCGCTGGCGGTGTGGAACCTGACCTCGTTCTTCCGGCAGATGCCCCAGGAGCTCGAGCAGGCGGCGATGGTGGACGGGTGTACGCCGGCGCAGGCGTTCCGCAAGGTCATCATCCCGTTGGCCGCGCCCGGTGTGTTCACGACCGCGATCATCACGTTCATCGCGGCCTGGAACGAGTTCCTGATCGCACTGAGCATGACCAACAAGAAGTCGATCCAGACGGCGAACGTGATCATCTCGCAGTTCACCGGTACGACCGGCCGGGACCAACCGTTCGGCAGCCAGATGGCCGCCGGTGTGGTGGTCACGATCCCGCTCGTCATCGCCGTACTGCTGTTCCAGCGCCGTATCGTCGCCGGCCTGACGGCAGGCGGCGTGAAGTGAGCTGGCGGGACCGGCAGGACCGGGATCGCCGCGACCGTGAGGACCGGGACCGGCGGGATCGTGAGGACCGCGACCGCCGCGACCGTGAGGATCGGGACCGGCGGGACCGGGAGGATCGGGACCGCAGGCGGTACAGCTAGCAACGAGAACGGCCGGAGCCTTCGGGCTCCGGCCGTTCTCGTTGGATCAGACTTCGAGCCAGACGGTGGTGTCCACCGGCAGTACCCCGTCTTCCAGTGGCTCGCTGGCGAGCAGCACCTGCTGGTGCGGCGGCAGGGTGACCGGTGAGTCGCTGATGTTCACCACGCAGCGGAAGCCCGGCTCGCGGGTGAACGAGAGCACGCCGGCCGGGGCATCCGCGTCCCAGACCAGGCGGCCTTCACCGAGGGCAGGGTGGTCGCGGCGGATGCGGAGTGCCGCCTTGTAGAGGTTCAGATGGCTGTCGGGCTGGCCGGCCTGCGACTCCGCGGTCAGACCGACCCAGTCGGCGGGCTGCGGGAGCCAGGGCTGGCCGGTGCCAGGGCCGAAGCCGAACGGCGGCTGCGTGCCGGACCACGGGATCGGTACCCGGCAGCCGTCGCGGCCGCGAACGGTGTGGCCGGAACGCTCCCAGGTGGGATCGTCGAGCACGTCTTCCGGCAGGTCCTCCACCTCGGGCAGCCCGAGCTCATCGCCTTGGTAGATGTACGCGCCGCCCGGCAACGCCAGCTCGAGCAGTGCAGCGGCCCGCGCACGTCGCAGTCCGAGCTGCAGATCGGTCGGTACGACGCCCGCGCCCTCCAGCGCATCCCGCTTGTCGCGGCCGTACCGCGTGCGGTGCCGGATGGTGTCGTGGTTGCTCAGCACCCACGTCGCCGGTGCACCGACCGCCCACAGGTTCTCGGTGGTGTGGTCGATGACCTCACGCAGTTCCTTCGCGTCCCACGTGGCGCGCAGCGCGTCGAAGTTGAACGCCGACTGCAGTTCGTCCGGTCGCACGTACTGCGCCAGTCGCTCTGCCGGCGACAGCCATGCCTCCGCCACGAAGACCCGGGCGCCCTGCGGCGTATCGGCGTACTCGTCGGCGATCGCACGCCAGCGCTGGTGGATGGTGTGCACACGGGGCTGGTCGTAGAACGGGTTCCCGACGTACTTCTCCCGCGTCGGCTCACCGTTGTGCAGCGGTACGTCGGGCAGCGTCGCGTCCTTGGCCATCGAATCGGCCACGTCGATCCGGAACCCGTCGACGCCGCGGTCGAACCAGAACCGCAGGATCGCGTCGAACTCCTCGATCACCTTCGGGTTGTCCCAGTTCCAGTCCGGCTGGGAGATGTCGAACAGGTGCAGGTACCACTGCCCGTCGTCGATCTGCTGCCAGGCGCCGCCGCCGAACGCGGCCGGCCAGTTGGTCGGCGGGCCGCCGTCCTTGGAGTCCCGGAACCAGAACAGGTCGCGCTCCGGAGAGCCCTTGCCCGCCGCCAGCGCGGCCTTGAACCACGGGTGCTCCCAGGAGCAGTGGTTCGGCACCAGGTCGATCAGGATCCGCAGGCCCAGCGCGTGCGCCTCGGCGATCAGCGCGTCGGCGTCCGCCAGCGTCCCGAACTCCGGGTTGATGTCGCGGTAGTCGGCCACGTCGTACCCGCCGTCGAGCAGCGGGGACGGGTACCAGGGGCTGATCCAGATCGCATCGACGCCGAGATCGGCGAGGTACGGCAGCCGGGCGCGGATGCCGTTCACGTCGCCGGTCCCGTCGCCGTCGGCGTCGGCGAACGAACGCGGGTACACCTGGTAGACGACGGCGCTACGCCACCAGTCGTCAGCTGGTCTGGTTGCTGGATCACTCATGTGACCTAGCCTGACACGAGAGGCCGGGGAGGTTGTGATGGTCGTCTCAGCCAGGACCCCGGCTGTTGCTCCGGTCACCAGGGTGGCTAGTGTCAGGAGCCCGTACAGGCGAGAGAGGGACCACACTCGTGGATCTGATGGAATTCCAGGCGAAGACGGTCTTCGCCAAGCACGGAGTGCGGACGACCGTGGGTGCGGTCGTCACGACTCCGGAGGAAGCCCGCGCGGCGGCCGAGAAGATCGGCGGCCGGGTGGTCGTGAAGGCCCAGGTCAAGACCGGTGGGCGCGGCAAGGCAGGCGGCGTCAAGCTGGCCTCGAGCCCGGACGAGGCGGAGGAGAAGGCCCGCGAGATCCTCGGTCTGGACATCAAGGGTCACGTCGTCAAGATCCTGAACATCGTCCCGGCCGCGGCGATCGCCGAGGAGTACTACTTCTCGTTCCTGGTCGACCGGGCCAACCGCAACTACCTCTGCATCGCCTCCGCCGCCGGCGGGATGGAGATCGAAGAGGTCGCGCACACCAACCCGGACGCGGTCGCGCAGATCTCGATCGACCCGGCCACCGGCGTCGACGAGGCGAAGGCCCGCGAGATCGCGGAGGCCGCGAAGTACCCGGCCGACGTGATCGACGCCGTCGTACCGGAGATCGTCAAGCTGTACGAGGTGTTCATCGCCGAGGACGCGTCGCTGGTCGAGGTGAACCCGCTGGTCAAGCTCGAGGACGGGAACGTCGAGGCACTCGACGGCAAGGTCACGCTGGACGAGAACGCTGACTTCCGGCACCCGGACCACGCCGAGTTCGAGGACGTCTCGGCGGCCGACCCGCTGGAGGCGGCGGCCAAGGCCAAGGGCCTGAACTACGTGAAGCTGGACGGTTCGGTCGGCATCATCGGCAACGGGGCGGGCCTGGTCATGTCCACGCTCGACGTCGTGGCGTACGCCGGTGCGGAGTTCGGCGGCCAGAAGCCGGCCAACTTCCTCGACATCGGCGGCGGCGCCTCGGCCGAGGTGATGGCGAACGGTCTGGAGATCATCATCTCCGACCCGCAGGTGCAGAGCGTGTTCGTGAACGTCTTCGGCGGCATCACCGCCTGCGACGCGGTTGCCAACGGCATCGTCCAGGCGTTCGAGCTGCTCGCCAGCCGCGGTGAGGCCGTCACCAAGCCGCTGGTCGTCCGGCTGGACGGCAACAACGCCGAGGAGGGCCGCCGGATCCTCGACGAGGCCGGCCTGGCCGGTCTGGAGCGGGTCGACACGATGGACGGCGCCGCCAAGCGCGCCGCCGAGCTGGCTGCGAAGTAAGGGATCGCCGAACAATGTCTATCTTCCTGACCAAGGACAGCAAGGTCATCGTCCAGGGCATGACCGGCTCCGAGGGCACCAAGCACACCACCCGGATGCTTGCCTCGGGCACCAACATCGTCGGCGGCGTGAACCCGCGCAAGGCGGGCCAGAGCCAGGACTTCGACGGCAAGTCGGTCGCGGTGTTCGGCACCGTCGCGGACGCGGTCAAGGAGACCGGCGCGAACGTGTCGGTCATCTTCGTCCCGCCGAAGTTCACCAAGGACGCCGTACTGGAGGCCGTCGAGGCCGAGGTGCCGCTGGTCGTGGTGATCACCGAGGGTGTGCCGGTGCACGACACCGCCGCGTTCTTCGCCGCCGCGCAGGCGTCCGGCAAGACCCGGATCATCGGCCCGAACTGCCCCGGCATCATCACCCCGGGCGAGTCGAATGCCGGCATCATCCCGGCCGACATCGCCGGCCAGGGCCGGATCGGTCTGGTGTCGAAGTCGGGCACGCTGACGTACCAGATGATGTACGAGCTGCGGGACTTCGGGTTCTCGTCGGCGATCGGGATCGGCGGTGACCCGATCATCGGGACCACGCACATCGATGCGCTGAAGGCGTTCCAGGACGACCCGGACACCGACGCGATCGTGATGATCGGTGAGATCGGCGGTGACGCCGAGGAGCGGGCGGCGGCGTTCATCAAGGAGAACGTGACCAAGCCGGTCGTCGGCTACGTGGCCGGGTTCACCGCGCCGGAGGGCAAGACGATGGGCCACGCGGGCGCGATCGTGTCCGGCTCGTCCGGTACGGCGGCCGCGAAGAAGGAGGCCCTCGAGGCCGTCGGCGTGAAGGTCGGCAAGACGCCGACCGAGACCGCCAACCTGATGCGCGAGATCATGCAGGGTCTGAGCAAGTAGTACTTCGGAAGCGGGGCCTGTTCCTCCGGGAGCAGGTCCCGCTTCTATTTGTAGGCGGCCGAGCGGTCGACGGCGCGGGCGACGGTCTCGTTGAACGCCGTGTCGGTGATGTCGAGCTCCTTCAGCACCGGGAACAGCACGTAGACCACCCGGTCCCCGGATCCGGCGACCCCGATCCGGTAGATGTACTTCTTCCCGTCACCGGTGTCGTACGTCGCCTTCCAGCTCTTGCCCTTGATCGTGCTGGTCTGGATGGTGCCGGTCGACTCGACCTGGGCGTTCGAGACGTTCTTCTCGCAGGTGTCGACGTTCTTGCGGATCTGGCTGACGTAGCTCGCCGCCGCGGTCGCGCTGGGGAACTTGGCGACCGTGTCGTCGAGACCGAACTCGGTCGGCACCTTCGCCTCCGGCGTCACGTACGTGACCGTGCCGAACTTCGTCGCCTTGGCCTTCTTGAAGTCGATCTTCTCGCAGCCGCCGCTGCTGTTGCCCTTGGCCGCCGGGGCGCTGACCCACGGCTTGTTGATCTCGTCGATCAGCGGCAGGTCGACCGAGGCCATGAACCCGGGCGCGTCGACGTTCGGCAGCAGGGCCGGCTTCGCGACCGCGGCGCCGGTGCCGCAGCCGCCGGACTGCGCGCAGACCTTCTTCGCCGCGGCGCTGGCCGTGGCCAGGACGGCGTCCGGCTTCGGCGGCGCGGCGGCCAGCGTGTCGTGCTCGACCACGATCGTGGCCTGGCCGGCCAGCGTGACCGCGACGGTCTTGTACTTCGTCTTGGCCGCGGGCACCTGACCGAACACGGCGATCACGCCGCGCTCGCCGACACCGGTGGTCACGTAGCCGGACGACAGCCGGGTCTGCGGAGCGGTGCACTGGCTCAGCCAGTGGACGACCGCGTTGTACGTCTTGAGCGCGGAGGCCTTGTCGTTCGACACCTCGACGTACTGGACGGCGGTGTCCTTGGTCGCGGCGTTCTGGAAGGTGCGGACCCAGGTCCGCAGGCCGGCCGGGTCGGCGAACCGCTGGGCCTGGCAGGCGAACACGGTGTCCGGCGCCGAGTTGCCGTCCGCGGTCTTGCTGACCGCCCAGGTGCCGGTCGCGCCGAGGGGTTTCACGCCGACGGCGTCGAGCAGCGCCTTGTCGTCGGCGAGCACGTTCGAGTCGGTCGGCTTGTCGTCGGACACGCTGCTGCCGGCCTTCGGGTCGGGCGTCTTGTCGCCGCCGAAGGCGTTCAGCGCGGCGACACCGCCGCCGCCGACCAGCACCACGACCGCTACACCGGCGGCGATCGTCTGGTTCCTTTTACGCGCCTTCTGCCGACGCGCCTCCCGGGCAGCGGCGCGACCGCCGCCGCGTGATGCACGGTGGGAACCGGCCAAAGCTCGACCTCCTGACTGATTCCACCCGACAGTACCGGGTAGACCAACGCCGCTCCCACTCCGCTACCACCTGCCGAACAGACCAGAACTGAGCGTGAGCAAGCGGGCTGAAGTCTCCCACATCCGGCGTGTCAGGAC carries:
- a CDS encoding glycoside hydrolase family 13 protein gives rise to the protein MSDPATRPADDWWRSAVVYQVYPRSFADADGDGTGDVNGIRARLPYLADLGVDAIWISPWYPSPLLDGGYDVADYRDINPEFGTLADADALIAEAHALGLRILIDLVPNHCSWEHPWFKAALAAGKGSPERDLFWFRDSKDGGPPTNWPAAFGGGAWQQIDDGQWYLHLFDISQPDWNWDNPKVIEEFDAILRFWFDRGVDGFRIDVADSMAKDATLPDVPLHNGEPTREKYVGNPFYDQPRVHTIHQRWRAIADEYADTPQGARVFVAEAWLSPAERLAQYVRPDELQSAFNFDALRATWDAKELREVIDHTTENLWAVGAPATWVLSNHDTIRHRTRYGRDKRDALEGAGVVPTDLQLGLRRARAAALLELALPGGAYIYQGDELGLPEVEDLPEDVLDDPTWERSGHTVRGRDGCRVPIPWSGTQPPFGFGPGTGQPWLPQPADWVGLTAESQAGQPDSHLNLYKAALRIRRDHPALGEGRLVWDADAPAGVLSFTREPGFRCVVNISDSPVTLPPHQQVLLASEPLEDGVLPVDTTVWLEV
- the sucC gene encoding ADP-forming succinate--CoA ligase subunit beta, yielding MDLMEFQAKTVFAKHGVRTTVGAVVTTPEEARAAAEKIGGRVVVKAQVKTGGRGKAGGVKLASSPDEAEEKAREILGLDIKGHVVKILNIVPAAAIAEEYYFSFLVDRANRNYLCIASAAGGMEIEEVAHTNPDAVAQISIDPATGVDEAKAREIAEAAKYPADVIDAVVPEIVKLYEVFIAEDASLVEVNPLVKLEDGNVEALDGKVTLDENADFRHPDHAEFEDVSAADPLEAAAKAKGLNYVKLDGSVGIIGNGAGLVMSTLDVVAYAGAEFGGQKPANFLDIGGGASAEVMANGLEIIISDPQVQSVFVNVFGGITACDAVANGIVQAFELLASRGEAVTKPLVVRLDGNNAEEGRRILDEAGLAGLERVDTMDGAAKRAAELAAK
- the sucD gene encoding succinate--CoA ligase subunit alpha, translated to MSIFLTKDSKVIVQGMTGSEGTKHTTRMLASGTNIVGGVNPRKAGQSQDFDGKSVAVFGTVADAVKETGANVSVIFVPPKFTKDAVLEAVEAEVPLVVVITEGVPVHDTAAFFAAAQASGKTRIIGPNCPGIITPGESNAGIIPADIAGQGRIGLVSKSGTLTYQMMYELRDFGFSSAIGIGGDPIIGTTHIDALKAFQDDPDTDAIVMIGEIGGDAEERAAAFIKENVTKPVVGYVAGFTAPEGKTMGHAGAIVSGSSGTAAAKKEALEAVGVKVGKTPTETANLMREIMQGLSK